The segment ACAAGTTGGCCAAAACACATTGATGCTTCTATATGATATGAATTTTAAAGTATAAGTAGAGTTGTGGTAAGCTAAGAGAATCCTATATTTGTTGCTGCTAAGTAATAATCCTATATCATATGAATTTTCAACACTATATATGATCCCTCGCTTGGCAGAAATAATGATATGAATTAACAACCTTAAGGGAGTCACGAATCTCGTCATTGAATTTCTTTCCCCAGATGCTAGTTCCTCCTTTCCCTGTACCGGTTGGGTCTCCGCCTTGGATCATGAAGCCTTTGATGTTCCTGTGAAAGATAGTCCCATCGTAATAGCCACTTGCACATAGCGCCAGAAAGTTCTGCATCATCATAACAGGAATGTCAAGGGGTTTAGTTAGTAAAGCTTAATGGTACACAAGAGCTCAGAGAAGATATTGATTCAGAAACCACCTAATGAAAGGACCAAGACAAATTCAGCTGCTACATGAACATTATCCAAACAACCCTAAATTTTGagattattataatataaaaatctagAGACTGAGACAATCCTCCAATCCTCCATAGAGGAGAGATTAAACAATGATTCAATGAATTtcactttttaattttcaaagatAAGTTCAGAAGGAAAAGCAAGTAACCTCGGCACTCTTTGGAACCTCGTCACAGAAGATCTCGCACTTTATATCCCCCAGATTCGTGTGCAATGTTATTGACTGCGCAGACCAAACCAAGACTATGAGGAAAGGAAACTCCCGAGTcttcttattattattgttatgtGTAAAATTACAAAGTCAAAAGTCTCACCATCGACGCTGTGATGCTTGGAAACTAGCGGAGCTGAGTTGATTTCCTACCTCTTCCTTCTCTCGCGTCTATGCTGCTTTGTTTTTGTTCCAGATTTTTCTACAGTGCTCTTTTGTCGCTCCGCCGTTGTTGTATTGGCATTGTATGGGCCACCTTAAATGGAGAGTCGGTCCATTAACGGGCTACCTCTATTCCTTGTAGTATTGGGCATTATATGGGCCCTTCAATGTTATTATCGGCCCATTAAGGAAATAACAATCAGCATCGCTTTATGCTTTCACAGTAACCAACCCCAATTCAATTGCACATGTATTGGAATCTCTAATTCACATGGCTACCACCGACCCGCCATcttccgccgccgccgccgccagTGACAACAAGCTGCCTCGATCGATTTATGACTTGAATGTGGATTTCTTTGACTCCTGTTGCTTATTGAATCCTTCGGTCCGGTTTGGACCTGTGCTTTCCCCACCTTTCGATCCGGAGGCGGCGGCGGAGAAGAGCTCCAAGGACGGCGGCGTCATTTTGGACAGATGGACCTGTAACACTTGTAAAATCGAGTTCGCTTCTCTTCAGGATCAGCGCTCCCACTTCAAGTCCGACGTTCATCGCCTCAACGTAACCATCAtatctctctttttatttaaattcgaATAATTACTAATTTAACCACTCGTTGTTATTTAGATCAAGCTGAGTGTGGCTGGAAAGGCTGTTTTGAGAGAAGAAGATGTCGACGAGTTGACATCTGAGTCCGTCCAAGACTACGATGTGTCCAGTATCTCAGGATCAGAGGACGAAGCTGAGCCAAGACACTCCTCCTTGTTGTTCCTCCATGCTCCTGTCGATAAAAAGAAGCTTTTTATCAGTCTTCGAAGCGGTGACAAGGTTTCCATCTGGAAAAGCTTGATCATGGACGAGGCTGAAAGGGTTTCTTACAGAGGAGGAGGAGTTTCTGTTGGTGATGATTGTGTTGGGAGCTTGGCCGAGAGTGATGTCACCGAGAGG is part of the Raphanus sativus cultivar WK10039 chromosome 5, ASM80110v3, whole genome shotgun sequence genome and harbors:
- the LOC108857520 gene encoding peptidyl-prolyl cis-trans isomerase CYP18-1, with amino-acid sequence MSITLHTNLGDIKCEIFCDEVPKSAENFLALCASGYYDGTIFHRNIKGFMIQGGDPTGTGKGGTSIWGKKFNDEIRDSLKHNARGMLSMANSGPNTNGSQFFLTYAKQPHLNGLYTIFGKVIHGFEVLDIMEKTQTGAGDRPLAEIRLNRVTIHANPLAA